The following is a genomic window from Corvus hawaiiensis isolate bCorHaw1 chromosome 5, bCorHaw1.pri.cur, whole genome shotgun sequence.
ACAGGATACTTGGTGAAACTTCATCTGTATCTTGATTTCTCCAGCATTTCTGCCACCATTTTTCCAGCTTCAGTACCACTGAATAAGGAACATTGGATTTATAGGTATCATAATACCTCTTACCTGAAGGCTGCCTAGTTTTGGTTATAAGTGGGAATTGTGGTTTTGTTAGTTTTGTATCACTGAAGTGTCTTCCTTCCATGTGTCAGAGGAAGAATAAGAATGATCCCTTCTTTCTGGGACACCATCTCTCAAGGTGCTCCACAGAGGAAAGAGGCCATGTACTCCAACGTCTAGATTGGCTTGTCGGTCAGGATTCCTGGGATTTAATTTCATTATGGGGGGAAAACAGAGCAATGTTATTCATGTCCTACCACTGTCTGTTGtcttcaatttctttttgcttcaaaATGGAGGTAATTTTTCTCGACTGAACATAAGTACTCTGTATGACTTGAGTAATTTTACACTTAATTCAGCTGAAGATTTAGCTAGAATGTCTGAATCAAAATCACATCACTTTAGGACTGAATTGCAGCAGCTATAAGATAACCTCTTTGTGCTCTGACCTCCCATCCTTTCTTGCTTCTATAAGTGTGAGGAACAGCTAGGAGGGGATCCTCAGTCCCTTGCCTGAGGGCCAGCACTGATGACCAGAACACACTTTGGGGTCTGGAACAGCTGCACTCTTGAGAATAGCAGACATCAtcaatatttctaaatttttaacTTGAACTAGAAAATTGCTGACTGACTCTCAGCAAATGATGCTGAGCTGTAAACATGTGTGGGGTTTGTGTGAGTTTTTTATTCAGACAGCTACTTCTTCATGAAAAGTGTCAAGCAGCTGTTTACAAGGAATGATAGATGATGTGATGAATGAAGCACTTCCTTTAGTTTCCTTAGAGTCAGTCACTTGCTGTGATGGTTACTTGTGCTCTTAATGTCAAAATATTAGACTGTGTGGAGGCTGGAAGACTTAATTGCCAAGATGAAAAAGGGAGCACGTTATTGAAGTTCTGAATGGCTATGGCAGTGTTTTGTTCTAGAGAGGAAAGACTGTGTGTGTATGTGGCATTCACCCAGGACTAAATTAACCTCAAGTAGTGGGATGTTATTGTTGAATTACTGTTGATTTGGGGAGCAAATCTGTTAATGGCTCTCCTTAGTTTGTGGAGTTGAAATATACTGACCTTCATGACTTTGTGATGTGATCTTCAGATTTCCAGAGCTTAGTATCTTGATTCAAGTGCtactaaaattaatttcttcttcatttaaaaTCTGAGAACAGAAAAGACCTATGGCTAAACATGAGTCCAAGACAGTATTTTCTCCAAATGAAACAAGGCCACAGCTGGTACTTCCCATAGCAGATGATGATTTGTTTGAAGACTCAAATTGTGAGATGCTGTAATTAAGAGCACTAGAGGATTTGGGGATAGGTGTCTAAAAAGATTTGCATGACGGAGGTGTATGACAGAAACAAGATGCTCCTGAATTGGTGACTTGGGGGAAGAATAAAAATCTAAGATACCTGTCACAAAGTCTCATCAAAAGAAAGCTGAAGTATGTCAATCTACTGCTATCTGGATTTCTGAAGGTTATGTTACACGTTAAATTTTTAACAAGGTGCAGAACCTTCTCTTTACCTGAGGAACAGTAGCTGACTTGCTCTCATGTTCCCATACCCATATTTGATACCACAATACTGGGCACTCCCTCATACATGGTTTTCTTATCTATGGCTGTGTGCCTGAGTAATGCCATTGGTTTCCTCTAGTATCATTTCTAGTTTCTTCCCCTACCATATCAAGTGTGTACTTAGTATGTATCAAATATATAAATCCAAGTATGCACTTAACTTCTTTTCTTACAGGCAAGAGCTCAGAGCATCTCTGAGACCTTTATTTGCTATGAGCATGAGATATGGATGAAAAACATTGCTTAAAATCATTTATGTTTGGCTTTTGTAGTATTGCTTAGTTCATTTATAGCGTAAAAAATTCACCCgaacagcagcactgatttTTTCATAAGACTCATGGGTTTTATGTTGGTGTTTACAATGGCATACCCAGAACAGGTAAAATGTACACCATCAGCATTTTTTACCTTGAGACACAGAGTAGATGAGGAAAGTATGTGTGCAGCTGCAGTTAAAGCATGAGGATAAATGTAGCTTATGTGTCAGATGGAAAAACCTTATGGCTTGGGAGCTGTATACTCTCATTTAGCAGTCAGTGTCAGTTCTGTCTGAAAGCAGTGTTTCTGCTCACTGTAGCAATGGTTAGGTGTGAGTAACCAGGGAGTGGTGAAGCCAGAGTGTCAAAGACCGAAATAAGCATGAGTTCCCTACAAGTGTGGGCTAGAGATGCTATATCTTACCTCCATTATCATGTGAATGAATAACACATGATGCCTTCCAACATCCTTGTACAGCATTTCAACTAcagtcttttcccttttgtttgttCACGCTAATTTTTATAACCTCAGGAGATTGTGTCTGAAGCTCTGTGTCAGCTTCAGATCTCAGTGCTAATAGTGACTTCTTTGAAGGGCACGTTAAACATGAGTACCAGTCATGGAGGATTAATTTGAGAACCAAAATATCCTAAtgaactatatatatatatatatatatatatacactataAATATATAAGATATAGAAAAATATCTTAGTAATTTGTCAAATCTGGCATAATGAAGCTaggttttcagcagaaaaaggtATTCATTGCTATAAACTATATAAAGATCCTGTGATCCGTAATATTTTTGAGATAGTCTGTAGTTTTGGAAGAAGTAAGATCTTTCTCTTACTTATCTTTTAAAGGAAGAATACTTATCTTGCTGAAAGCACCACACAGGCAGATATTCCAGGCGTGTTTGATCCCACTTTAACCTGCCTGGCCTGGTGCAGCCACCAGCTCTGTCACCACACAGGACATGGAGCTGGCAGCAACCCTGTGACCTACAGCAGGAACGAGTATGGTCGCCTCAGGTCacttcctgctttttctctggTACTGATGCAGGAAGAGTTGTAGATTTTATAAGAGGCATGGACACTTTCAAAATCTCCCAAAGGAAAATcagttctgctcccagacatgtGACTTAAATTGTTATTGCAGAAgaactttttgttcttttggcCAGTCCACTTCCTCCAACACCGGTGTCCATGAGCAGAAATCACTGAACTACAGCAATCATCAACTCTTAGCATAGAATGAAGAATGAATGCATCATAAATTAACTAAAAAGGCATGAAACCAAACGTAGTCAGTGTAAGAGGAACATGCTTCTCAATATACTCTGGAGTACCTTCCAGCACTTAAAGGGGGCTTATTACAGGAAGAGTGACTTTACACAGGCAGGTGGTCGCAGGGCAAATGGGAACAGTTCCAGTGAAaagaggagaggtttagattagatgttaggaggAAGTTCTTTGCAGTGAGGGTGGTGGGACGCTGGAAGAAGTTGCCCGGAGAAGCTgcagatgccccatccctgcaagtgttcaaggccaggctggatgggactctgagcaacctggtctagtggaaggttgGAACTatataatctttaaggtcctttccaacccaaaccattctatgattctgtggtatctatttgctttttctttttcatgtccTTTTCAAGAAGTGTGGACAACAAGTTGATAAATAATGTCTTTTCCTAAAGGTACCTACATAAGATTCAAGTGggtcttttatttttgtccctTCTGCTCTCACCTTCCCCAGGTAAGACCATAGGCAGTAATATAACGAAATCAAAGTGTTATGTACTAGCATTACCTAAtgtctaattttcttttttgtgtgtgtttttaaacaGGAAGATGAACAGAACTGAATTTTAGTACCTAGCTCCTGATGGGCTGGATTTTGTCTTGGCAGGAGTTTTTGAAGATTGATGCAGTGAGAGAAGAAACAGCCAATGGCTTCAGAATCCATGGTCCCTGAGCAGGCAAAACAACAtctgatgaaaggaaaaaggcggcagcagcagcaagctcgGTCTTCCAACAGTGATGGAGATGACGATGTCTTCGTGTTTGAGGCAAATGAGGCTTGGAGGGATTTTCACAGCTCTCTTCTTCACTTCTTTGAAGCTGGAGAGCTCTGTGATGTTACACTAAAGGTGATACTTGTCACACATCCATTGCATGTAGCAGCCTGAAGATTAAGTTGCAAAGAAGTGTGTTGGGAGGTGGCTGTGAATATTGGCAGGGATATGGAAGCCACAGAATCCCTCTTGGATCTGAGGCATCTCTAGAGATGCTCgtatttttctccttatttaGGAAGTTTACAGCTGAAATTTAAACACTTAAGATATTGACAATCTGAGAGAGGAAGTACATGACTTTGGCCTCATCCATCTTTCCTTCTAAGCAAGTTTCCAGAGTTGGTCAGTAATTACTGTGCAATTCTGTCTCCTTGTAGCCTCTTTGTTCTCAATGCACTTTCATCCCTAATTTTACCtccatttctgcattttgtgctgttttgctAGATTCTTCTCAGCAAACAGGATTTCTGTAACAAATCTATCTTCCAGCAttcttcaaaaaaagaaaaaaaaaacaaacccagacaGTTGTGTTCTACAGCTGATCAAAGAGTaaaggagaagagggaggaaggaaatttTATGATTCTTGCATAGCGTTGCTTTAATGCATTATTTTAAACTCAGCTGTATATTACTTACATCCTGATGACAATAAATTTGTATCTAGCATGCGCAGAAGTGGGTGCCAGCACCTCTAAATATTAAGTATTGCTTAGCTAAACAACTTACTAGTGCAAGATAGTTACTTAAGGAATAATGATGAAGCACAGTTCCTAAACCAAGAACAAATGACACATGCCTTTAGGAGAAGTTGTTAGCCTGCCACTTTGACTGTTAGATATGAACAGGGAAAATCCCTGACAGATGTATATCCCTGGTGTTACAAACTCTCCTCATCCCTTTTCTTGTTGACCTCATTCttaccttccttcctttccagttACCCTTGCAAAAAAACGGCAGACAGTCTTGTTTTATAAACATAGTTAAATGTATACTCCTGCTAGGGAAACTTGCCTTGGAAAAAACACTTTACTGGAGCTGCAGTTTAACTTTCCCTAAGTTAGGCTTGTATTAATGTTCATTTGTATGATCTGTGTGGAGCTGCTTTGGTAATTTAAGAATATTAGATGACATGACTTGGCTTTCAGTGAAGGGTGGAGCAACCTGTGGAAATCTTATTGTATGGCTTCCTAAATCAGGGATTTCCAAGTGACTGGTAACTATGTACTTGAATTAGAGTTTTCATGGGGGcttgatttttcttcctgtagtgCTTGGGCCTCGCTCAGGTTTTAAGAATAATCAGATCTCTACTGAACTTTCTGCTTTTGTGTGTGACCTGTGATAGTGAGCAATTCTGGCATTGCTGTTGTCAGACTGATTATTGTTTTAACTGCTGGCTCTTAAAATAGGATTGTTAGTAACTGGAGGGGaactcttgatttcaaaataccaAGAATATGCTAGATAACTTGTGGAAGGTCCCTGCCTATGttagggggtggaacaagatgacctttaaggtcccttccaacccaaaccattctgtgatttaaaattAAGCAGATTTGGGTAACATAGTAAAGCCACTTAATTCAAAAGGAAGGTTTAATTAGAGAGTGGGATGATGGGCAGAATAAAAGTGTCTGAAGGTAAGAATGGCCTGGGAGCTTTACGTAGCAGACCACTGGtagcatttttttgtttcagtacTGTAGTTAGTTGGTTGGAGTGCTGATAACAGTAATAAGCTGTGGGAACACACACGGAGACTTCCtctggaattaatttaaaattctggaATTTCACctactctgctgctgctgtcataTGAACAGTCTTAAGAGGCTGTTAGAAGGCAGAGAGTGGCAGATGAATACcatctgcttttctcctgttggtttgctttttgttcATTTGGTAGGTCTGAATTGTTCCTTCTGGGGTGATCTGATGTAATCACACTGAACCAtccatcttttcctcttttttaatcTGCATACTCTTGCttgtgtgtttgctttctgtACTCTACTCGCTGCTCACCAGGTAGGTTACACTTGTGTTGATCATACTCTTTAAAAAGGTAGAGCAATTGTGTATTGAATCAGAGCtagaaaaaactccaaaatatCCTTTATAATTTagtatctttttattttaagtgcacagcagctctctgtAACACCTTCATCTGAAAATGAACATGTTATTTGAGTCGGTCAGGGAAACTGGTTGCTTAAGTCAGCCATCCCTTTATGTTAGTGCAGACTGCAGAGTGACAAAGGCTGTAAGAAAGCACTCCTGGAACACAAATAGCAGTGGATTGGTCATTTACCTTCaatatttagattattttttaatgtaatggAGTTCTAGAATTTTGTATGTGAAAAgcttattttacattttctgatCAGAATTTTGAGAAATACCTTCTCTTTTTGGGGAATACACTGTCTTTTGTGGCTAAACATTCTAAAAATACTGAAGTGATTGGTAACTTTTAATAACCCCTGAAATAGCTGTTATTCCTATGTTTTTACATAAATTTGCTTCTATAAACATCAGTTCCTTGACAGTAATAAAAGTACAGAAGTCTAAATTAAGTAGTCTAAAAACGTCACTTTCTAATTTTCCTCCCCTTAAAGTCTCTGAGTACATATAAAACTAGTGTCTCCTGTCTACAAGGTGCATCTAGAATATTTCTACAGAGGCTTCATAAGCCTTTTAAAGAAAGTCAGGTTCAGTGCATCAGTGCTTTTGCTTCCTTGTATTACGGCTTTGCTCTCCTCTGATGGCCAAGTTACAACTTAGAATTCCTTGGGATACATGGATGTAATGTCAGAATTTCAAGGCAAATGGGGTTAATTGGTGTGGACAAAGTACAGACGAAACACATCGAATCTAGAATTCTTATTTCAGCTTCACTGCTCCTCTTTTCACAGCCAAAACCGACATTCCAGTAAAAcatcaggggtttttttgttcttttcttttcaggttGGTTCAAAGCTAATCTCCTGCCACAAACTGGTGCTAGCTTGTGTTATTCCATACTTCCGAGCCATGTTTCTTTCGGAAATGGCTGAAGCCAAGCAGAAGCTGATCGAGATCAGGGACTTTGACGGCGATGCCATCGAGGACCTGGTGAAGTTCGCGTACTCCTCGCGGCTCACACTGACAGTGGATAACGTCCAGCCGCTCCTGTATGCTGCCTGCATCCTGCAGGTGGAACTGGTGGCAAAGGCCTGCTGTGAATACATGAAGCTGCACTTCCACCCCTCCAACTGCCTGGCAGTCAGGGCGTTCGCCGAGAGCCACAACCGCATCGACCTGATGGACATGGCTGATCAGTTTGCTTGTGAACATTTTACAGAAGTGATGGAGTGCGAGGACTTTGTCAGTGTGTCACCACAGCACCTCCATAAACTCCTGTCCTCCAGTGACCTGAATATTGAAAACGAAAAGCAAGTTTACAATGCTGCtatcaagtggctgctggccaATCCACAGCATCATGCTACGTGGCTGGATGAGATCCTTGCACAGGTAGGGCACAGAGAGGCACCAAGTGCCTGTCCCATCGCTGGTTTGGTTGTGTAATCAGCTCTTTGTACGTGGGTAGATCTCAAGCTGAAAATGTTCATAGCTTTTGGTGCCTCGTCCAGTTCATGGTTGGGAGTTGACAGTGTAAGCAAGTTAAGAGTTCTTAAATATCAGGGAGAAGTGATATTCTCCTGTTTCTGTAGAGAGAAGGGTACTCACTTTATACTCATGGCTGGGAGGTGGGGGACCAACAAAAAGCTACATCTGCGCTTGAGCAGAAATGTTTTATATtgacacaaaacagaaaataaagccatCACTTCACTTGGCTTGCCACTCATACAGCCTGATATGCTCACTGCCCTTGCTGTTACGTATTTGTACTTTAGAAAGGAGGCAAAACTGCTGAGTTTTCTTACATGGCTAGGAAAGGAAACTAACAGAGATGTGTCACATCAAGTTGTGCTACTTCTAGAATATTTCATGTATTTCATTAACAAAAGAGCAAGATGTGTTAGCCCTAGTAGGCTATGAAACATGATAGACTTTTTAATGCTCACTAGACTACCATGGTAGGAGCCAAAAGGAGTTGGCAGTTTAATTGTCTAGACTTGATGCAAGCTCACtgcttctgaaagaaaacacataCAGGTATCAAAAGGTCATTTGGCTGGACTTACTTGAACACCCATCGGAGTTCCTCCTGTCAAAGCATTAGCTGCTTCACTTATTCAAGCTCCCTGTGTGCTGGGTATGGGGGTTTATACAGTATTTGTGAGAGAATATATGTGGAGAACCTGTACTGGGAAGGATTTGCACGCCATGTGCTGCAAAACATGCCATGTGTCTTAGCAGGTAGGATTGGCTGTGCAGTTCTAGTTGTCACTGAACTCCAACTTGATTATTTTGCATTTGGCTGAATTGATAACGTTGGCATTATGTGAGTAAGGAGAGGTCCACTAAGATGCTGCTGTCATTGTCTTCATGAatcatttttcacatttcctaGGAAAAGATCACAATGGTTTATTAGCTGTCTTCCAAAAACCTTCAGTTTCATCTAGACTAGCATGAGGTTTTTGGTACAAAAACCCCTTCTTTCTTACACTATGCTTAAACTTACAAGCAATATAAttagagatttaaaaaaaaaaaagttatatttaTTGCCCAGTTGTGCTAGTAGATGAGATTAACAGTTTTATTCTATTGATGGAAACCAGAGTCTAGATTCAAGCAATGAAAAAGTAAACCCCTTCCTTTATAAATACGGGTTATTTGCCAGAGCATAGGGAGTCATCAGTTGACTTGGACATTACTGCTAGCTGAAAATATGCCTGGGCTTCTAGGCAGTGATTATCCATGTCATAATCAGCCTTACAGGTTTTACTCCCATGAGGTTCTGAGTCTGTCCGCCTGGAGTTCTTACCACATCACTAACCTCAGGAGCctgtcagcagggctgcagtggTGCTTTAAAGTAGCCTCAAATAAGCTGGgccaaaataaaggaagaagtgGGACTGAAAGCAAGGAGGTAAGGAAGAACAGGTAGAGGCACATGCTTGCTTCAGGACAGGGACGCTTGTCAGTGCTGTAACAGgcccatcctgctgctctgaaaagcactggagctgctggactTCTTCGCGATTGCTGTTGAGCCAACTGAGAGCTGCTTGACAGCGTTGACTCCAAACCTTAAGAAGTCAGGTGGATTGCTTCAGTTCCCCCCACTAATATTTGTCCCACCTTTGCCTCTGATTGTACTTCATATTCTGCACTGTTTGTCTTACAAAGAAGAATGAAAGGTTTGCTGAAATAAATGGCAGGAAGGATTTTGAGAAGGAAACAATTAACTCTCaacatgtggggtttttttaatcttgaagTCTGTGAAGTCTGCCTTAGAGAAAGGTGTTACTGCACTAGCAATACCTCCTTCATAGACACTTAGTTATGGTGACAGTGTTTGCTTTTTGACTTGCCACCCAAAGAAAATGAACCATTCTAGCACAAGCCCTCTTACAGTGGCATAGCAGTGAGCTGAAAATTCATACCCAACAGCACATTAACCTGATAAAGCCCTGGTAAAGCCACGGGTGCTGCCTGCATTGTGCTGGGCAGGTGCAGGTGCaggtgcagcacaggcagcagctcatcTTCCTCAGCATGGCCTGGGCCAAGGGACACTTCTCTGTGGCTGAAATGCAAACGGTTGTAGCAAACATTATCACTAAAAAGAACTGTTCATATCACTGTTGTccggaacagctctgagagctgCTCTCCTTATTGAAGAGCATGGGGCTGCCGGCTGGCTCCGGAGCTGCCAGCTGGTGCATGTGCAGCAGTGCTTGGTGACACTCAGCAGTTCAGCCAGTTTCTCCAACTGTGTTCATTTCTGTGTCAGGTACGGCTGCCTCTCTTGCCCGTTTGTTTCCTTATGGGTGTTGTGGCAAAGGAAGAGATTGTCAAGCAGAATCTAAAATGTAGGGATTTGCTGGATGAAGCAAGAAACTACCACCTTCACCtgagcagcagggcagtgcctgACTTTGAGTACTCCATTCGCACAACACCAAGGAAGCAGACTGCTGGTAATTAAATGTGTGTCTGGTTACCCAGTAGGGAGTGGTGTGAAGAAAAGGCAGCACATCTGTGCAGGTGTCTTGATAGCAAGCAGGTATAGCTTGGTATCGAGGGTTGTTCATGACTTAATGCAAAATTGGGAAAGCCATTATGTACCTCTCTGGTATTTAGGTAATGTGCTGCATTTTCCTAGCAGAACTTTAGcagtcattttctttctttaaagcatTAATAATTTATCCTGATTGGCTCTATCTATATTAAAGCCAGAGCTGTTGTTATGACCAGGCAATCTGTTCGAAGCTGTACTGAAAACAGTGGACAATTCTCTTTCGGTGTTGAAGGCTGAGCTAACTTTTAAAGTCTTTGACTAACCTACACCAAAAGTGAGTGATGAATATTAGACTGCAAATCATAATTTCTCCATTGTATTTAACAAACAATGGATTTACCTCCTTAAGCCAAATCAcaaaaagcatatttaaaatatgcattgTTTTTACAAGAGCATAGATAGCTAATTGCCACAGCAGGATGTCAAGCAAAGGCCAAAATCTAGTATCCAGTTATGAAGGGCAGTGACTGTGCTTCTTGAAGTGAAATACAACTTGCCCCGAGCTACATAATTTTCCGTTGCTCTGCTATACAGCTGTTTTTCCCCATCCTCCTGCTAGTTCTCTGGAAACCTGTTTTGTGTTCTCCAGGTGTGCTGTTCTGTGTCGGTGGCAGAGGTGGATCGGGTGACCCCTTCCGCAGCATCGAGTGTTACTCTATCAGTAAGAACAACTGGTTCTTTGGCCCTGAAATgaacagcaggaggaggcacGTGGGTGTGATCTCCGTGGGAGGTCAGTAACCCTATTCAAGCAACCCCAGGCAAAAGGCACTTGTTTGCTCCTTCTGCTGAATTGGTACTTTCACTAGCTGTACAAGTAGTAAACAAATTGCTTAATTGTTGGATAGTCTTCAGTTTAGTAAAGCTTCTCCCCCTTGAAGGAGTGTTTGGTCTTGAGCCAGTCTGAGACTGTGTTTATGGAAAAGACATTACTGGGAACTGACAGAGTTGGGCTGTTTCAGACTTGGGAAGGCTCCA
Proteins encoded in this region:
- the KLHL8 gene encoding kelch-like protein 8; translated protein: MASESMVPEQAKQHLMKGKRRQQQQARSSNSDGDDDVFVFEANEAWRDFHSSLLHFFEAGELCDVTLKVGSKLISCHKLVLACVIPYFRAMFLSEMAEAKQKLIEIRDFDGDAIEDLVKFAYSSRLTLTVDNVQPLLYAACILQVELVAKACCEYMKLHFHPSNCLAVRAFAESHNRIDLMDMADQFACEHFTEVMECEDFVSVSPQHLHKLLSSSDLNIENEKQVYNAAIKWLLANPQHHATWLDEILAQVRLPLLPVCFLMGVVAKEEIVKQNLKCRDLLDEARNYHLHLSSRAVPDFEYSIRTTPRKQTAGVLFCVGGRGGSGDPFRSIECYSISKNNWFFGPEMNSRRRHVGVISVGGKVYAVGGHDGNEHLGSMEVFDPLTNKWMMKASMNTKRRGIALASLGGPIYAIGGLDDNTCFSDVERYDIDSDRWSTVASMNTPRGGVGSVALVNHVYAVGGNDGVASLSSVEKYDPHLDKWIEVKEMGQRRAGNGVSELHGCLYVVGGFDDNSPLSSVERFDPRCNKWEYVAELTTPRGGVGIATLMGKIFAVGGHNGNVYLNTVEAFDPIVNRWELVGSVSHCRAGAGVAVCSCLSSQIRDMGQGSSNVVDCM